From Selenomonadales bacterium:
ACCGACCCGAACCCTGTCGGCGGCATCAACTTTGCACCGAACGCATACTGCTACCGCTGCCCGCTCGGCAAACGCTTCCCCGAATGTGATTACGCGTGTGCCAACGCCATCGAAGATATCATCAAAACGAACACCTCCGGTCGCGTAGCCGCAATGATCGCAGAGCCGATCCAAGGCAACGCAGGTATTGTAACACCGCCTCCGGGCTACTTCAAACGTGTCAAAGAAATTCTCGACCGTTACGGCATCCTTCTCATCATCGACGAAGTACAGACAGGCTTCTGCCGTACAGGTAAAATGTTCGCTATCGAAAACTACGGTATCTCGCCCGATATCATGACGATGGCCAAAGCTCTCGGCAACGGTACACCGATCAGTGCCTTCATCGCGACTGAAAAAGTTGCCAATACGTATACGAAACCGGGCGCATCGACGCTCGGCGGTAATCCCGTATCGTCTACGGCGGCTCTTGCAACGCTCGATTACCTCATCGACAACAAGCTCGCCGACAACGCACTTGCCCGTGGCGCACAGCTCAAAGCAGGTCTTGCCGAACTTCAGAAAAAATATCCGATCATCGGCGATATTCGCGGCATGGGTCTTATGGTCGGTGCCGAGCTCGTCCACGCTGACAACTCGCCAGCCTCGACCGAAACGGATATCATTTTGGAAGAAATGAAAAACCGCGGATTCATCGTCGGCAAAAACGGCGTTGCGCGCAACGTACTCGCGTTCCAGCCTCCGCTCGTTATCACCGAACAAAATATCAACGATCTCTTAGACGCGCTCGACGTTGTCCTTGCACAGCTTCCGCGCTAAGCTCTAAGTCGAACAGATATCCGACTGCGTGCCTCTTTGGGGGTGCGCAGTTTCTTTTTAAACGCATAGACAGCCTTCTCTCTCGCCGATCTTCTTGCCGCCTTCCACTCATGATAGAGCGACACCGCACCGAGCGTTGCCATCACCGCCCAGACAACTGCAAATATAATGCCCTCCATGCCTACCGTCAACTGTGGCGATAATAACAGGAACCCAATGCCCATCAGAGCCAATATACCTACCTTCACCTTACGTTTTATGCTCGTCTTTTGTTTCATATCTTGTACCTCCTTTTTCACATCTATATGCAGCAGCACAGACAATCTTGCTTTTCTTCTCATTCCGTGCTACGCTATTTTTATTATGTAAAACAGAAAGGTTGAACACCATGGCCTTTTCCAGTTATACCGTGACCGAGCAAGAAGCGACGCTCTCGGTACGCGATTTTTTGAAAACACATCATATATCCGCCCGCCAAGTGCAAAAACTGACACGCTCAAAGGGCATCCTCCTCAACGGACGACCTGCCTATCTCAAAGCGACACTTCGCGCAGGCGATATCGTAAAGATCAAACAAACGGCACCACAAGAAAATAGCATCCAAGCAGAAGACCTCCCGATCGAAGTGCTCTACGAAGATGACTACCTCATCGCACTCAACAAACCGCCCCGTCAGCTCGTCCATCCCGCCGGACGCACGACAAGCGGTACACTGTCAAATGCGCTTGCCCACTATCTGAAACAAAGCGGTAAGCCTGTTCACTTCCATCCCATCCATCGCTTAGACCGCGATACCTCGGGCTGTGTCCTCTTCGCCAAATCGGCAGAAGTACAGCGCAAGCTGGAAACACAGCGCGACACACACTCTCTCACTCGCACCTATCATGCGCTCGTCGCAGGGATTCCGACAAAATTAGAAGGAACGATCAACCTCCCCATCGGAGCACATCCCACACTTACTAACAGACGCTCTGTCCGCGACGACGGCGCCCCTGCCGTCACGCATTATCGAACAGTCGCGACCTACGACAATGCCGCACTCGTCGAACTCAAGCTTGAAACAGGACGCACGCATCAGATACGACTTCACTTATCTGCTGTCGGCCTTCCCATCCTCGGCGACAATATGTACGGCAAACGCTCCGCGCTCATCAAACGACAAGCACTCCATGCTGCGGAAACTTCTTTCATCCATCCGAAAACGAACGAGCATATCACGATCCAAGCACCACTTACCGCCGATATAGAAACGGCTCTCGACTTGCTTACAAAATAAAAAGAAGGCAGACGACTTTGTCTGCCTTCTTTTTCGTATGAAAAAACCATCAACCTAAAAGGTTGATGGTTTTACTTTTTTAGTTAGCCTTGAACACCGGAGCACTGTACGAGAACAGCTCTTTTTCAACTTCCACATTCTTCGGTGTATAGAGAATATTTTTTTCGGTAACGTATTGCACTCTGCCGCCGAGGACATGGCAAACACCGTTTAAGAAATCATCCATACGTCTTTTTTCCGTTTCACTTACATTCTCATAATTCATCAAAAGCATCTGACGATTCATCAATTTTTCTGCACAATTTTGTACATCATCGAATTCTCGCGGTACCATGATACACATTTTTGCTTCCGATCTATGTGTAGAATGAACAGTCAAATTTCTGCGCGAAGGTTCCGGCTGGCGTTCTTCCTGCGAAGCTTCTACTTCTTCATATATAATATCGTCTTCGGCAGTATCAAAATAGGCTTGTACTTTTTTCCAAAGCATGCTTACTTTACTCATCGTTGACCAACCCCTTGTGGTATCCATTTTTCCCAATTTTTGAACGAATT
This genomic window contains:
- a CDS encoding RluA family pseudouridine synthase; the protein is MAFSSYTVTEQEATLSVRDFLKTHHISARQVQKLTRSKGILLNGRPAYLKATLRAGDIVKIKQTAPQENSIQAEDLPIEVLYEDDYLIALNKPPRQLVHPAGRTTSGTLSNALAHYLKQSGKPVHFHPIHRLDRDTSGCVLFAKSAEVQRKLETQRDTHSLTRTYHALVAGIPTKLEGTINLPIGAHPTLTNRRSVRDDGAPAVTHYRTVATYDNAALVELKLETGRTHQIRLHLSAVGLPILGDNMYGKRSALIKRQALHAAETSFIHPKTNEHITIQAPLTADIETALDLLTK
- a CDS encoding cell division protein SepF is translated as MSKVSMLWKKVQAYFDTAEDDIIYEEVEASQEERQPEPSRRNLTVHSTHRSEAKMCIMVPREFDDVQNCAEKLMNRQMLLMNYENVSETEKRRMDDFLNGVCHVLGGRVQYVTEKNILYTPKNVEVEKELFSYSAPVFKAN
- a CDS encoding aspartate aminotransferase family protein encodes the protein MNYLGPQTILEKKKEYIMPCLGHFYQEPMQLVRGDMQYLYDSTGKQYLDCFAGVSVINCGHCNPAITDRICEQVKTLQHVCNIYLTDPFVRLAERLAEVTPGDLKKTFFCSTGTEANEGAALLATVATNNSEFISLRNGLHGRTKLTMSMTGISMWRTDPNPVGGINFAPNAYCYRCPLGKRFPECDYACANAIEDIIKTNTSGRVAAMIAEPIQGNAGIVTPPPGYFKRVKEILDRYGILLIIDEVQTGFCRTGKMFAIENYGISPDIMTMAKALGNGTPISAFIATEKVANTYTKPGASTLGGNPVSSTAALATLDYLIDNKLADNALARGAQLKAGLAELQKKYPIIGDIRGMGLMVGAELVHADNSPASTETDIILEEMKNRGFIVGKNGVARNVLAFQPPLVITEQNINDLLDALDVVLAQLPR